One genomic segment of Anser cygnoides isolate HZ-2024a breed goose chromosome 20, Taihu_goose_T2T_genome, whole genome shotgun sequence includes these proteins:
- the PDCL gene encoding phosducin-like protein isoform X1, which yields MGPAGGGEVVASPVPPPSRPAPRAPERPRLVEPAPAGPWQPRRPRRWCRDPQPAAQIRGLVRSLFLKDWKGIKNKMTTLDDKLLGEKLQYYYSSSEGEDEDSEKEDKEGESSIPESVGEIELSSDGSAVNTGPKGVINDWRRFKQLETEQRQEQRREMERLIKKLSMTCRSHLDEEADKQKQKELQEKINGKMTLQEYNMIHNDEDDEEFLQRYRKQRMEEMRQQLYSGQQFKKVFEITSGEAFLDTVDKEHKSTLIMIHIYEDDIPGSESLNGCMICLAAEYPTVKFCRVKSSLIGASTRFTNNALPALLIYKAGELIGNFVRITDQLGEDFFAVDLEAFLQECGLLPEKDLVLLTSIHNPSACYSEDSDLEID from the exons ATggggcctgcgggggggggggaggtggtggcTTCCCCTGTTCCGCCTCCTTCCCGGCCTGCCCCGCGAGCACCGGAGCGGCCTCGGCTGGTG gAGCCGGCACCGGCGGGACCATGGCAGCCGCGGAGACCTCGCCGTTGGTGCCGTGACCCGCAGCCTGCAGCTCAGATCCGAG GTTTGGTTAGAAGCTTGTTCCTGAAAGACTGGAAAGGAATAAAG aacaAAATGACTACTTTGGATGATAAGCTACTTGGCGAGAAGCTCCAGTATTATTACAGCAGTAGCGAGGGTGAGGATGAAGACAGTgagaaagaagataaagaaGGGGAGAGCTCCATTCCTGAAAGTGTTGGGGAAATAGAGCTTAGCAGCGATGGAAGCGCAGTCAACACAG GTCCGAAAGGAGTCATTAATGACTGGCGAAGATTTAAACAACTGGAGACAGAACAGAGACAGGAGCAGCGCAGAGAAATGGAACGACTCATAAAGAAGTTATCTATGACTTGTAGATCTCACTTAGACGAAGAGGCTGataagcagaagcagaaagagcTCCAGGAAAAAATCAATGGAAAG ATGACATTACAAGAATATAACATGATTCACAACGACGAAGATGATGAGGAATTCTTACAGCGATACAGGAAGCAGCGGATGGAGGAGATGAGACAGCAGTTGTACAGTGGGCAGCAATTTAAAAAGGTTTTTGAGATTACCAGTGGAGAGGCGTTTTTGGACACAGTTGATAAAGAGCATAAAAGCACACTGATCATGATCCATATTTACGAAGATGATATCCCTGGCAGTGAATCCCTGAATGGCTGTATGATCTGCCTGGCTGCTGAGTATCCAACAGTTAAATTTTGCAGAGTAAAGAGTTCGCTCATTGGTGCCAGCACCCGCTTTACTAATAATGCCCTGCCGGCTTTGCTGATCTATAAGGCGGGTGAGCTCATTGGCAATTTTGTGCGAATCACTGACCAGCTTGGAGAAGATTTTTTTGCTGTAGACCTGGAGGCTTTTTTGCAGGAGTGTGGTCTGCTTCCAGAAAAAGACCTAGTGCTCCTGACTTCTATACATAATCCATCTGCATGTTACAGTGAAGACAGTGATCTGGAAATAGACTGA
- the PDCL gene encoding phosducin-like protein isoform X2, translating into MGPAGGGEVVASPVPPPSRPAPRAPERPRLVEPAPAGPWQPRRPRRWCRDPQPAAQIRGRSRQHRAFASFVSNKMTTLDDKLLGEKLQYYYSSSEGEDEDSEKEDKEGESSIPESVGEIELSSDGSAVNTGPKGVINDWRRFKQLETEQRQEQRREMERLIKKLSMTCRSHLDEEADKQKQKELQEKINGKMTLQEYNMIHNDEDDEEFLQRYRKQRMEEMRQQLYSGQQFKKVFEITSGEAFLDTVDKEHKSTLIMIHIYEDDIPGSESLNGCMICLAAEYPTVKFCRVKSSLIGASTRFTNNALPALLIYKAGELIGNFVRITDQLGEDFFAVDLEAFLQECGLLPEKDLVLLTSIHNPSACYSEDSDLEID; encoded by the exons ATggggcctgcgggggggggggaggtggtggcTTCCCCTGTTCCGCCTCCTTCCCGGCCTGCCCCGCGAGCACCGGAGCGGCCTCGGCTGGTG gAGCCGGCACCGGCGGGACCATGGCAGCCGCGGAGACCTCGCCGTTGGTGCCGTGACCCGCAGCCTGCAGCTCAGATCCGAGGTCGGAGCCGTCAGCACCGAGCGTTTGCGTCGTTTGTCTCG aacaAAATGACTACTTTGGATGATAAGCTACTTGGCGAGAAGCTCCAGTATTATTACAGCAGTAGCGAGGGTGAGGATGAAGACAGTgagaaagaagataaagaaGGGGAGAGCTCCATTCCTGAAAGTGTTGGGGAAATAGAGCTTAGCAGCGATGGAAGCGCAGTCAACACAG GTCCGAAAGGAGTCATTAATGACTGGCGAAGATTTAAACAACTGGAGACAGAACAGAGACAGGAGCAGCGCAGAGAAATGGAACGACTCATAAAGAAGTTATCTATGACTTGTAGATCTCACTTAGACGAAGAGGCTGataagcagaagcagaaagagcTCCAGGAAAAAATCAATGGAAAG ATGACATTACAAGAATATAACATGATTCACAACGACGAAGATGATGAGGAATTCTTACAGCGATACAGGAAGCAGCGGATGGAGGAGATGAGACAGCAGTTGTACAGTGGGCAGCAATTTAAAAAGGTTTTTGAGATTACCAGTGGAGAGGCGTTTTTGGACACAGTTGATAAAGAGCATAAAAGCACACTGATCATGATCCATATTTACGAAGATGATATCCCTGGCAGTGAATCCCTGAATGGCTGTATGATCTGCCTGGCTGCTGAGTATCCAACAGTTAAATTTTGCAGAGTAAAGAGTTCGCTCATTGGTGCCAGCACCCGCTTTACTAATAATGCCCTGCCGGCTTTGCTGATCTATAAGGCGGGTGAGCTCATTGGCAATTTTGTGCGAATCACTGACCAGCTTGGAGAAGATTTTTTTGCTGTAGACCTGGAGGCTTTTTTGCAGGAGTGTGGTCTGCTTCCAGAAAAAGACCTAGTGCTCCTGACTTCTATACATAATCCATCTGCATGTTACAGTGAAGACAGTGATCTGGAAATAGACTGA
- the PTGS1 gene encoding prostaglandin G/H synthase 1: protein MGGGCRPRAPPAGLRLLLAPALLLCAAGSAAAAGTGTVNPCCYYPCQHQGVCVRVGLEGYECDCTRTGYFGANCTSPELWTRLHNLLKPSPAFYHFVLTHFRWFWDIINSTFIRDTLMRLVLTVRANLIPSPPTFNSNYGYISWEAYANVSYYTRILPPVPDDCPTPMGTKGKRQLPDAQFLAERFLLRHKFEADPRGTNLMFAFFAQHFTHQFFKTSGKMGRGFTKALGHGVDLGHLYGDNLQRQHQLRLFRDGKLKFQVVDGEVYPPSVIEAPVHMVYPPAIPKEKQLAMGQEVFGLLPGLCMYATLWLREHNRVCDILKREHPTWSDEQLFQTARLILIGETIKIVIEDYVQHLSGYFLSLKFDPELLFGRQFQYRNRIAVEFNQLYHWHGLMPDSFVIQGEEYSYEQFLYNTSMLLDYGVEALVESFSKQAAGMIGGGQTINANVLKVAVGVIKESRQLRLQPFNEYRKRFGMKPYTSFQELTGEEEKAAELEELYGDIDALEFYPGLLLEKPQPNGIFGESMVEIGAPFSLKGLLGNPICSPEYWKPSTFGGATGFEIVKTASLEKLVCLNVKRCPYVAFRVPDAVAGGTSSSSRGGGPSTEL, encoded by the exons ATGGGCGGTGGGtgccggccccgggcccccccggccgggctgcGGCTTCTGCTCGCCCCCGCGCTGCTGCTCTGCGCCGCCGGGAGCGCCGCGGccgccggcaccggcaccg TGAACCCGTGTTGCTATTACCCCTGCCAGCACCAAGGGGTGTGCGTGCGGGTCGGCCTGGAAGGCTACGAGTGCGACTGCACGCGGACGGGGTACTTCGGGGCTAACTGCACCTCGC CCGAACTCTGGACGCGCCTCCACAACCTGCTGAAGCCCAGTCCTGCCTTCTACCACTTCGTCCTGACTCACTTCAGGTGGTTTTGGGACATCATCAACAGCACCTTCATCAGGGACACGCTGATGAGGCTCGTGCTCACAG TTCGTGCCAATCtcatccccagcccccccaccttTAACTCCAACTACGGCTACATCAGCTGGGAGGCCTACGCCAACGTCAGCTACTACACCCGCATCCTCCCGCCGGTGCCGGACGACTGCCCCACGCCCATGGGGACCAAAG GGAAGCGGCAGCTCCCCGACGCCCAGTTCCTGGCGGAGAGGTTCCTGCTGCGGCACAAGTTTGAAGCCGATCCCCGGGGCACCAACCTGATGTTTGCCTTCTTCGCCCAGCATTTCACCCACCAGTTCTTCAAGACGTCCGGGAAGATGGGGCGCGGCTTCACCAAGGCGCTGGGGCACGGG GTGGACCTGGGGCACTTGTACGGGGACAACCTGCAGCGGCAGCACCAGCTGCGGCTCTTCAGGGATGGGAAGCTCAAATTCCAG GTGGTGGATGGAGAGGTGTACCCCCCCTCGGTCATCGAAGCGCCGGTCCACATGGTGTACCCGCCTGCCATCCCCAAGGAGAAGCAGCTGGCGATGGGTCAGGAGGTGTTCGGGCTCCTGCCGGGGCTCTGCATGTACGCCACGCTCTGGCTGCGTGAGCACAACCGCGTCTGCGACATCCTGAAGCGGGAGCACCCCACCTGGAGCGATGAGCAGCTCTTCCAGACGGCTCGGCTCATCCTCATCG GGGAGACCATCAAGATCGTCATTGAAGACTACGTCCAGCACCTCAGCGGGTACTTCCTGAGCCTCAAGTTTGACCCCGAGCTGCTGTTCGGGAGGCAGTTCCAGTACCGGAATCGCATCGCGGTGGAGTTCAACCAGCTCTATCACTGGCACGGGCTGATGCCGGACTCCTTCGTCATCCAGGGGGAAGAGTACAGCTACGAGCAGTTTCTCTACAACACCTCCATGCTCCTGGACTATGGCGTGGAGGCCCTGGTGGAGTCCTTTTCCAAGCAGGCTGCGGGGATG ATCGGCGGGGGGCAAACCATCAACGCCAACGTCCTGAAAGTGGCCGTCGGGGTCATCAAGGAGTCGCGGCAGCTGAGGCTGCAGCCCTTCAATGAGTATCGGAAGAGGTTTGGCATGAAGCCCTACACGTCCTTCCAGGAGCTAACAG gagaggaggagaaggcggcagagctggaggagctcTATGGAGACATCGATGCGCTGGAGTTTTATCCGGGCTTGCTGCTTGAGAAACCCCAACCCAACGGCATTTTTGGAGAAAGCATGGTGGAGATCGGAGCTCCGTTTTCCCTGAAGGGGCTTCTCGGAAACCCCATCTGCTCCCCAGAGTACTGGAAACCCAGTACCTTTGGCGGAGCAACTGGCTTTGAGATAGTCAAGACAGCATCCCTGGAGAAGCTCGTGTGCCTCAACGTGAAGAGGTGCCCGTACGTGGCGTTCCGGGTGCCGGACGCCGTGGCAGGAGGCACGTCCAGCAGCAGCCGGGGCGGTGGGCCGTCTACGGAGCTCTAG
- the PDCL gene encoding phosducin-like protein isoform X3, with amino-acid sequence MTTLDDKLLGEKLQYYYSSSEGEDEDSEKEDKEGESSIPESVGEIELSSDGSAVNTGPKGVINDWRRFKQLETEQRQEQRREMERLIKKLSMTCRSHLDEEADKQKQKELQEKINGKMTLQEYNMIHNDEDDEEFLQRYRKQRMEEMRQQLYSGQQFKKVFEITSGEAFLDTVDKEHKSTLIMIHIYEDDIPGSESLNGCMICLAAEYPTVKFCRVKSSLIGASTRFTNNALPALLIYKAGELIGNFVRITDQLGEDFFAVDLEAFLQECGLLPEKDLVLLTSIHNPSACYSEDSDLEID; translated from the exons ATGACTACTTTGGATGATAAGCTACTTGGCGAGAAGCTCCAGTATTATTACAGCAGTAGCGAGGGTGAGGATGAAGACAGTgagaaagaagataaagaaGGGGAGAGCTCCATTCCTGAAAGTGTTGGGGAAATAGAGCTTAGCAGCGATGGAAGCGCAGTCAACACAG GTCCGAAAGGAGTCATTAATGACTGGCGAAGATTTAAACAACTGGAGACAGAACAGAGACAGGAGCAGCGCAGAGAAATGGAACGACTCATAAAGAAGTTATCTATGACTTGTAGATCTCACTTAGACGAAGAGGCTGataagcagaagcagaaagagcTCCAGGAAAAAATCAATGGAAAG ATGACATTACAAGAATATAACATGATTCACAACGACGAAGATGATGAGGAATTCTTACAGCGATACAGGAAGCAGCGGATGGAGGAGATGAGACAGCAGTTGTACAGTGGGCAGCAATTTAAAAAGGTTTTTGAGATTACCAGTGGAGAGGCGTTTTTGGACACAGTTGATAAAGAGCATAAAAGCACACTGATCATGATCCATATTTACGAAGATGATATCCCTGGCAGTGAATCCCTGAATGGCTGTATGATCTGCCTGGCTGCTGAGTATCCAACAGTTAAATTTTGCAGAGTAAAGAGTTCGCTCATTGGTGCCAGCACCCGCTTTACTAATAATGCCCTGCCGGCTTTGCTGATCTATAAGGCGGGTGAGCTCATTGGCAATTTTGTGCGAATCACTGACCAGCTTGGAGAAGATTTTTTTGCTGTAGACCTGGAGGCTTTTTTGCAGGAGTGTGGTCTGCTTCCAGAAAAAGACCTAGTGCTCCTGACTTCTATACATAATCCATCTGCATGTTACAGTGAAGACAGTGATCTGGAAATAGACTGA